The Drosophila gunungcola strain Sukarami chromosome 2R unlocalized genomic scaffold, Dgunungcola_SK_2 000006F, whole genome shotgun sequence sequence CCGATCCTCCTGGAAGTCCAGCAGATGATCAACTCGCATATTGAGTTTCCTGGCCCGCGTGCCCGTACCCCAGTGATCTTTCTCCCTGCGATGCTGGAATTCATTCTCCACGACCTTCCGCCGGGGCACATGCTTCAGTGCCGCTTCCCAGTTGCCAGTTTTCTTGAGGTCCAGCATGAATGTTGATCATTTGGTTGAGAGTGAGTGATTTGCCCGAACCGGACCCCCACTGCAAGTAGCGATCCAGGGGCAGTTTCGCCATTCGCAGACCCAATCGCTTGGCTTTGGCCAGCGACAGTGGCTCATTGTTCATTGTGTCCACCATGGCACCAATGACATAGACGTCATCCGGATTGTAGGTGACCAGATCCTCGCGGCAGTGAGGCGTTAGGTAGACGAGGTTCTGCTTGGGAAACAGTTCCGTAAAACACTGGGGGTGCACGTTCATCGGAAACTCGGGGTTGAGCATGGTGGGAATGAAGCGCTGGAGGGTCTTCATTGTTCTGCTCTCCAAGTGGGCGTTGCAGTAGTGCAGATCGAAGGGCTCGTCGTTCAGCCGGTTTTCGGCGAAACATAGCATGAGCTGTTTGGCGGCATACGAAGCTTCCCGGTTATTCATGTGCTCGTCGTAGGAGCAATCCAGCACAATCTTGGGGGCGAACTGCATGGCGCGGGTCAGCCTGTTGTTCTGCCAGTGATTAATTGTGGTGTCGTAGATGCGCAGGAACATGGACGTGTGGCCCAGGCCGTAAATGATGTGCGTGTTCTCCTCGCGCTCCTTGCGCATCTCCTCTTTCCGCCGTACGGTGTCCTCCGCCCGCTGAACCTTCTTCCGCTGCTCCGATTCCTTCTTCATCTCGATTTGCCAGAGAAATGCAAAGTACTTGATCCGAGCCGATTTCGTGGGCAGGGTCAGCACGTGCTCCCAGTGGTGCTCCTGGAAGAAGTCAAGTGCCGGCACGCGGCGTCCCTCCTGATGGGCAATGTCTGCCTCCAGCTGGAGCACCTTAAGCCGCTTCTCCCGATCCTCTTTGGTCTCCGATATCTCCGATATCGCCTCATTATTTAATGCTGGAGTGGGCTGTGAGAAGGGGTTCACAAATTTTTGTTGGGTTTCTTCAGAGCCGGCTAATGGGTTGCCTCTGCTGGAGGACTCCGATGCGTATCTGGCTGGCGTGGCACTACCCTTCAGCAGTTGGCTGCCTAGACGCCATCGTGCAAGATGCTTCAGCATTTTATATATTCCTTATTGGCAGTTATAGTTATCGTGTTCTTAAGCTAAGTCGAGAATTAAATAACAGAAAGAGCACAATGTGGCGGGGTTGTCATCACTTGTTATGGATGCACGCGTGGCATTGTGACTGCCAAATCAGAGAAACAGCTGATTTGTTATCTACATAGCTAATttactgtaaaaaaaaaagatgctATTAACTactattaaatgtatttaattgcaaaatgaTTTACAAGTATATAAAACCACGACTGTTAAGCAAACTATGTTAagttaactttaaattatgtGTCTTCCTAACTTTTGTTGAGGCATacattcatatttattttaaactgaatgtcaatcttttatttgtataatgcAAACGACCTTGTTTACCTAGACTAAACTAAATGTTCTGAAAATGCAACATGAATGCAAAAGCAATAAGAATCGATGTctgattaattaaaaaaacataatgaaCACAAAGTTTTAGTTTACATCTAGCTAATTTTACCATTCTCAAAATAGTAGCCAAATCAACCCTCATCTGGAAACTCTGTTTTCGATAACAACCGCGTGGCTGTGTGACTGGCATAATAATAAGAAGCGGCTTTGCCGACAATTTTGCGCTTGGCTCGGGAAAAAAcgtgtaaaacattttatttactaaCTAGACTACGCGAAAAGTGACCTAAACATAAATAGCAATGGCTTTGGTTTGCGCACGTAAGTGAATTGATTTAGTTTCAATTAGTAGATAGCTATCATAAACCGCACCGTTCGTTGCAGTGACAAACGAAGTCCCCGAGACGCCCGTGGTTTCCCCATATTCGGGAGCCGTCTTCGAGAAGCGGGTAATTGAGAAGTATCTGTTGGAGAACGGGGTCGATCCCATCAGCGGCAAGGAGCTGAAGCCGGAGGAGCTGATCGAGATCAAGACGCCGGCCGTGGTGAAGCCGAAACCGCCGAGCGCCACCAGCATACCGGCCACTTTGAAGACCATGCAGGACGAGTGGGACGCCCTGATGATCCACTCGTTCACACAGCGCCAGCAGCTGCAGACGACGCGCCAGGAGTTGTCCCATGCCCTGTACCAGCACGATGCCGCCTGCCGAGTGATTGCGCGCCTCAACAAGGAGGTGGCCGCCGCCCGCGAGGCCCTGGCCACGCTGAAACCCCAGGCAGGCATTGTCAGCGCCCCCACGGCGATTCCCCAACCGGCCCTGGCTGCCGAGGCCGGTGGCGCCGCTGCCCATCCCATGGAACAGGCGGGTATGAGCGCCGAGGTCATACAGAAGCTGCAGGACAAGGCCACGGTGCTGACGCAGGAGCGCAAGAAGCGCGGCCGCACTGTGCCCGAGGATCTGGTCACGCCGGATCAGGTTAAGGGCTTCCTAACCGTCGCCTCCCATCCCGGCCTGCATTCGGCCTCGGTGCCCGGCATTCTGGCCCTGGACATTAACAGCGCTGATCACAGCAGGATCCTAACTGGAGGCAACGACAAGAACGCCACTGTGTTCAACAAGGACACCGAGCAAATGGTGGCCATCCTGAAGGGACACACCAAGAAGATCACCAAAGTCATCTATCACCCGAACGAAGATACAGTCATCACCGGCTCGCCCGACATGAACATTCGCATTTGGCACGTGCCCACTTCGCAGACGCAGCTGCTCCTGCGCTGCCACGAGGGCCCCGTGACCGGACTCTCGCTGCACCCCACTGGCGACTACTTGCTGTCCACCTCGTCCGACAAACACTGGGCATTCTCCGACATCCGCACCGGTCGCCTGCTCACCAAGGTAATCGATCTGGCCGAGGTGGGTCTGACGACGGCACAGTTCCATCCCGATGGCCTGATCTTCGGCACGGGCACCGTGGACTCGCAGGTGAAGATCTGGGATCTGAAGGAGCAGAGCAACGTGGCCAACTTCCCTGGCCACACCGGACCCATTTCA is a genomic window containing:
- the LOC128254565 gene encoding LOW QUALITY PROTEIN: mitochondrial ribonuclease P protein 1 homolog (The sequence of the model RefSeq protein was modified relative to this genomic sequence to represent the inferred CDS: deleted 1 base in 1 codon), which gives rise to MLKHLARWRLGSQLLKGSATPARYASESSSRGNPLAGSEETQQKFVNPFSQPTPALNNEAISEISETKEDREKRLKVLQLEADIAHQEGRRVPALDFFQEHHWEHVLTLPTKSARIKYFAFLWQIEMKKESEQRKKVQRAEDTVRRKEEMRKEREENTHIIYGLGHTSMFLRIYDTTINHWQNNRLTRAMQFAPKIVLDCSYDEHMNNREASYAAKQLMLCFAENRLNDEPFDLHYCNAHLESRTMKTLQRFIPTMLNPEFPMNVHPQCFTELFPKQNLVYLTPHCREDLVTYNPDDVYVIGAMVDTMNNEPLSLAKAKRLGLRMAKLPLDRYLQWGSGSGKSLTLNQMINIMLDLKKTGNWEAALKHVPRRKVVENEFQHRREKDHWGTGTRARKLNMRVDHLLDFQEDRRQASSFATPQKVRQRREGMEFQLDTWATGKQKKKQRQN
- the LOC128254562 gene encoding pre-mRNA-processing factor 19, which produces MALVCALTNEVPETPVVSPYSGAVFEKRVIEKYLLENGVDPISGKELKPEELIEIKTPAVVKPKPPSATSIPATLKTMQDEWDALMIHSFTQRQQLQTTRQELSHALYQHDAACRVIARLNKEVAAAREALATLKPQAGIVSAPTAIPQPALAAEAGGAAAHPMEQAGMSAEVIQKLQDKATVLTQERKKRGRTVPEDLVTPDQVKGFLTVASHPGLHSASVPGILALDINSADHSRILTGGNDKNATVFNKDTEQMVAILKGHTKKITKVIYHPNEDTVITGSPDMNIRIWHVPTSQTQLLLRCHEGPVTGLSLHPTGDYLLSTSSDKHWAFSDIRTGRLLTKVIDLAEVGLTTAQFHPDGLIFGTGTVDSQVKIWDLKEQSNVANFPGHTGPISAISFSENGYYLATAADDACVKLWDLRKLKNFKTIQLDDGYEVKDLCFDQSGTYLAIAGSDVRVYLCKQWQELKVFNDHTALATGVRFGKHAQYLASTSMDRTLKIYAIE